A single Corticium candelabrum chromosome 12, ooCorCand1.1, whole genome shotgun sequence DNA region contains:
- the LOC134187760 gene encoding tyrosine-protein kinase Fer-like, which produces MANSGDLAVSFGRQLHTKGGGEAVERLADEEIRLLENIKLHLNKRVKADLDYASTILRVNQLASRTCKEDSSPLAKAWTAFAGQSDEVAHRITENARHLSNTTLEALNKLIREKRNAQRKYASERRRIETVNSKLAGDVEKLKKNYRDYASETEVHKKKYEDLLQQQKKAKAKEIDKAREKYVKHATRLHHCHNDYILATVEANYQHQASLEKIMPHLLDAQQELQECYVEDWKAILQDYQEQTRFNRDDFVECFSSVQQAIDDVQKGLEYVTFVKQNSSDPTPFVPFEFDSQMMDLTTTSVQAGQIVLNNLTVESLRDKQETCQNKLEECVMTLGYRLEELDSVKSEQDDPDTESEIRRTNLTNRVQRQRDLEREIEELKCSETILKAQDELIKNVLEPLGEDDAPMFADNVQSAEVPQSLSPTTEVGLSSVDGGAKGEGNYSDLQRPGSKSVGHKLGARLKKLMGKSAKKDLQEEPVADSSATLQGNSKGDDSSDSYEQPPERAIQEEEWFHDKMGRKEAEALCARDGDYLVRTSGQRGYVLTTKWLLQPKHFIIQTDDEGCFLFEDKAFVTVAELLTHHVKTGTAVTKKSGVVIKKAILRKLQAGSKGLSHDSIVMGARLGKGNFGDVYRAKMKHSNQDVAVKTCRSENFGDAEKFLKEAQILAQYDHPNIVKLIGICSEKEPIYIVMELMLGGDFLSFLRKKGNGCSPKQLTEFGRQAAAGMEYLEGKNCIHRDLAARNCLIGDDNIVLKISDFGMSREEDDGIYTVSSGMKQIPIKWTAPEALNYGTYTSFCDVWSFGVLLWESFSCGSPPYPGINNRECRERVELGYRMPAPEGTPTEVYEVMLKCWEYEAESRPNFAAVHKMLRVIVTTMK; this is translated from the exons ATGGCCAACTCCGGTGATCTTGCTGTGAGTTTTGGCAGGCAGCTACATACGAAGGGTGGCGGTGAGGCTGTAGAACGTCTAGCAGACGAAGAAATACGCCTTCTTGAAAACATCAAGCTTCATCTGAATAAACGAGTAAAAGCAGATTTAGACTACGCATCAACAATTCTCAGGGTCAACCAGTTAGCTTCTAGAACATGCAAGGAAGACTCCAGTCCGCTGGCGAAG GCCTGGACTGCATTTGCCGGTCAGTCTGACGAAGTTGCTCACCGCATCACGGAAAACGCTAGGCATCTATCAAATACAACGCTAGAAGCTCTCAACAAGCTTATCAGAGAAAAGCGCAATGCACAGAGGAAGTATGCAAGTGAGAGGCGCCGCATCGAGACTGTGAACAGCAAGCTTGCAGGCGACGTAGAGAAGTTAAAGAAGAACTACAGAGATTATGCCAGCGAAACGGAAGTGCACAAGAAGAAGTATGAAGACCTGTTGCAGCAGCAAAAGAAGGCAAAGGCTAAGGAAATTGACAA AGCAAGAGAGAAGTATGTGAAACATGCAACACGTTTGCACCATTGTCACAACGATTACATATTGGCCACTGTGGAGGCCAATTATCAACATCAAGCATCACTTGAGAAGATTATGCCACACTTACTGGATGCTCAACAAGAACTCCAGGAGTGCTACGTTGAAGACTG GAAGGCTATTCTTCAAGATTACCAAGAGCAGACAAGATTTAATCGAGATGATTTTGTGGAGTGTTTTTCTTCAGTACAGCAAGCTATTGATGATGTTCAGAAAGGACTAGAATATGTTACCTTTGTCAAGCAAAACAG CTCTGATCCTACACCATTTGTACCTTTTGAGTTTGACTCACAAATGATGGATCTAACAACGACAAGTGTTCAGGCTGGACAAATTGTCTTAAATAACCTTACTGTTGAAAGTTTGAGAGACAA ACAAGAGACGTGTCAGAACAAGCTGGAAGAATGTGTAATGACTCTTGGCTATCGA TTAGAGGAGCTGGATTCAGTGAAGAGTGAGCAGGATGATCCAGATACTGAGAGTGAGATTAGAAGAACAAA CCTTACAAATCGTGTTCAAAGACAAAGAGATCTGGAGAGAGAAATAGAAGAACTGAAATGCTCTGAAACTATCTTGAAG gCACAAGATGAGTTGATAAAGAATGTTCTTGAACCATTGGGTGAGGATGATGCACCTATGTTTGCTGATAATGTGCAGTCCGCTGAAGTCCCTCAAAGTCTGTCACCTACTACTGAAGTAGGTCTGTCATCAGTCGATGGAGGGGCAAAGGGGGAAGGCAATTACTCAGACTTGCAAAGACCAGGATCAAAATCAGTGGGACATAAGTTAG GAGCAAGACTGAAGAAACTGATGGGGAAAAGTGCCAAAAAGGATCTTCAAGAAGAGCCAGTAGCAGATTCTTCTGCAACATTACAAGGAAATAGTAAAGGCGATGACAGTTCTGACTCTTATGAGCAG CCTCCTGAACGGGCAATTCAAGAAGAAGAGTGGTTTCATGACAAGATGGGTCGAAAAGAAGCAGAGGCTTTGTGTGCTAGAGATGGAGACTATCTTGTTCGTACAAGTGGGCAAAGAGGGTATGTGCTGACAACCAAGTGGCTTTTGCAACCAAAACATTTcatcatacagacagatgatgaG GGATGTTTTCTGTTTGAAGATAAGGCATTTGTGACTGTAGCTGAGCTGCTGACACATCATGTTAAAACAGGGACAGCCGTTACAAAGAAGAGTGGTGTAGTTATCAAGAAAGCTATTTTAAGAAAACTACAAGCAGGCTCAAAAG GATTGTCACATGACAGCATTGTTATGGGGGCTCGTCTAGGCAAGGGAAACTTTGGAGATGTTTATAGAGCCAAAATGAAGCATAGCAATCAAGATGTTGCCGTTAAGACCTGTCGCTCAGAAAACTTTGGGGATGCTGAAAAGTTTTTGAAAGAAGCTCAAATACTTGCTCAGTACGACCATCCCAATATTGTCAAACTTATTGGAATATGCTCTGAAAAGGAGCCAATTTACATTGTCATGGAACTGATGTTGGGAGGAgattttctttcttttctgaGGAAGAAAGGAAATGGCTGCTCTCCAAAGCAGCTGACGGAGTTTGGAAGACAGGCAGCTGCAG GAATGGAATATTTGGAGGGCAAGAATTGTATTCATCGAGATTTGGCAGCACGCAATTGTTTGATAGGTGATGATAACATTGTCCTGAAGATATCAGACTTTGGAATGAGTCGTGAAGAGGATGATGGAATTTATACGGTATCATCAGGAATGAAGCAAATTCCGATTAAGTGGACTGCACCTGAG GCCTTAAACTATGGCACGTATACATCATTCTGTGATGTTTGGAGTTTTGGTGTTCTCCTTTGGGAGTCTTTTTCTTGTGGCTCTCCTCCATACCCGGGAATTAACAATAGGGAGTGTCGTGAACGTGTCGAACTTGGCTACCGCATGCCAGCGCCTGAAGGAACACCGACGGAAGTTTATGAAGTAATGCTTAAGTGTTGGGAGTATGAGGCGGAGAGCAGACCAAATTTTGCTGCTGTTCACAAAATGCTGAGAGTTATTGTTACAACAATGAAATGA
- the LOC134187711 gene encoding zinc finger MYM-type protein 1-like, producing the protein MSLRILRDVSAKLEGTPYTIMVDETTDASTQEQVVIVLRWVDEDLEPHEDFIGLHITASTDAKSIVAIIRDVLVRMNLSLTNCRGQCYDGAAVMKGCLSGVAAQLTQDEPPALFTHCYGHSLNLACQDTIKDIIPIKYALDTTFELSKLLKYSAKRKSEYKRLQAEMAPQDPGFRTLCPTRWTVRAASLQSVMQNFSVIQSSLDSFADMAKRDPEMSARCTGVAAQFSSFDFLFGVALGEKVLKLVDNLSKALQHKKMSAAQGQVLAELTIKSLALMRTEAEFLNFWEKLIEKQSKEDVAEPSLPRKRKRPCRYDEGSSGHFATCIEDHYRVMYFSTFDMAIQSIKSRFDQPHYKIYSKLECTLLKGAAGESYTDDLSSIQELYCTDFDSNILQTQLLILYSHFRETAVTPALMDVVDYVKSLGKPGQLLLSEVVKLIRLILVAPATNATSERTFSALRIVKTYLRCTMTQARLNHLLMLHVHKEACDSLDLELCIDDFCRESEHRRNIFGSM; encoded by the coding sequence ATGTCACTTCGAATTCTTCGAGATGTCTCAGCCAAACTTGAAGGCACACCATACACCATTATGGTAGACGAAACCACTGACGCAAGTACCCAGGAGCAGGTTGTAATAGTTCTACGATGGGTGGATGAAGACCTAGAGCCTCATGAGGATTTTATTGGGCTGCACATCACTGCTTCAACTGATGCTAAGTCCATTGTAGCAATTATCAGGGATGTTCTTGTTCGTATGAACCTTAGTCTGACCAACTGTCGTGGTCAGTGCTATGATGGTGCAGCTGTGATGAAAGGATGTCTATCAGGAGTTGCTGCTCAACTCACTCAAGATGAACCACCAGCATTGTTCACTCACTGCTATGGTCATAGCCTCAATTTAGCCTGCCAAGACACCATCAAAGACATAATCCCTATCAAATATGCCCTTGACACAACATTTGAACTGTCAAAACTTCTCAAGTACTCAGCAAAAAGAAAGTCTGAGTACAAGCGACTTCAAGCTGAGATGGCTCCTCAAGACCCTGGATTTAGGACACTATGCCCTACGAGATGGACCGTTCGAGCAGCTTCTCTACAGAGTGTTATGCAAAACTTTTCGGTCATCCAATCCAGCTTAGACAGTTTTGCAGATATGGCAAAACGAGACCCAGAGATGTCTGCTCGGTGTACTGGTGTTGCTGCTCAGTTTTCTTCATTTGACTTTCTCTTTGGAGTAGCATTAGGAgaaaaagtcttgaagttggtTGACAATCTGAGCAAAGCTCTTCAGCACAAGAAGATGTCTGCTGCACAAGGTCAAGTGTTAGCAGAACTTACCATCAAATCTCTTGCACTAATGCGTACAGAAGCTGAATTCTTAAATTTCTGGGAAAAGTTGatagagaaacaaagcaaagaagatgTTGCAGAGCCTTCCCTTCCTCGGAAAAGGAAGCGTCCTTGCCGATATGATGAAGGAAGTTCGGGACACTTCGCAACATGTATAGAAGATCATTACCGGGTTATGTATTTTTCCACTTTCGATATGGCAATTCAGTCTATCAAAAGCAGATTTGACCAGCCACACTATAAGATATACAGCAAGCTTGAATGCACACTTCTGAAGGGTGCTGCTGGAGAGAGCTATACGGATGACCTGTCTAGCATACAGGAGTTGTACTGCACAGACTTTGACAGCAATATCCTCCAGACGCAGCTATTGATACTGTATTCTCACTTTAGAGAAACGGCAGTCACACCAGCCCTGATGGATGTTGTGGACTATGTTAAGTCACTAGGGAAACCCGGCCAACTGCTGTTGTCTGAGGTGGTCAAACTTATACGCTTGATCCTTGTTGCTcctgcaacaaatgcaactagTGAAAGAACGTTCTCAGCTCTCCGCATTGTTAAAACATACCTTCGGTGCACTATGACACAGGCAAGGTTAAATCACCTTTTAatgttgcatgtgcacaaagaaGCATGTGATAGTCTTGATCTAGAACTATGCATAGATGATTTCTGTAGGGAATCAGAACACAGAAGAAACATTTTTGGCTCAATGTAG